In Cryptomeria japonica chromosome 10, Sugi_1.0, whole genome shotgun sequence, a genomic segment contains:
- the LOC131858962 gene encoding uncharacterized protein LOC131858962, with translation MEDHRAKQNDIENRSGIKNGNIGNNRGAEIDNRRENNMLELSKDLKKITPPKFDGKQIAEGAENWLNEMENYFELRDFSKATKALWGSYKLIGEAASWWLPQVFFVEKVTKFHNLRQGSLIVQQYWDKFVKLLNYVPMYKKDEKGQANKFILGINTNIEAKVDMHGPENKNDVLEKSLK, from the exons ATGGAGGACCATAGGGCAAagcagaatgacattgaaaatagAAGTGGAATTAAAAATGGGAACATTGGAAACAATCGAGGGGCTGAGATAGACAATAGGAGGGAAAACAATATGTTGGAGCtatctaaggatttgaagaaaatcaccccgcCTAAGTTTGATGGAAAGCAAATTGCTGAAGGAGCTGAAAATTGGTTGAATGAAATGGAAAATTACTTTGAACTAAGGGACTTTAGCAAagcaaccaaggccttatggggttcctataaACTCATAGGGGAGGCAGCTAGCTG GTGGTTACCACAagtattctttgttgagaaggtgacaaaattccataatctTCGACAAGGGTCCTTGatagtccaacaatattgggataagtttgttAAATTGCTTAACTATGTACCCATGTATAAGAAGGATGAGAAAGGACAAGCCAATAAGTTCATTTTAGGGATAAACACCAACATAGAGGCAAAAGTTGACATGCATGGCCCTGAAAACAAGAATGATGTACTTGAGAAGTCTTTAAAGTAG